In Deinococcus aestuarii, a single genomic region encodes these proteins:
- a CDS encoding metal-sensitive transcriptional regulator → MPEDARKRAARRLKIARGHLDSIVTMLEQEDAYCVDVLRQIKAVQGALSGAGEVVLRGHLEAHVATASTRGDSVEIVEELMEALKYT, encoded by the coding sequence ATGCCCGAGGACGCCCGCAAGCGCGCCGCCCGGCGGCTCAAGATCGCGCGGGGGCACCTCGACAGCATCGTGACCATGCTGGAGCAGGAGGACGCGTACTGCGTGGACGTGCTGCGGCAGATCAAGGCCGTGCAGGGGGCGCTCTCGGGGGCGGGCGAGGTGGTGCTGCGCGGGCACCTCGAAGCCCACGTCGCCACCGCCTCCACCCGGGGCGACAGCGTGGAGATCGTCGAGGAGCTGATGGAGGCCCTCAAGTACACCTGA
- a CDS encoding universal stress protein, which produces MFRRVLVPVDFGTCSVQAVTHACDLVRAFGGSLTLLHVLEAQEPGGPVEDRLRHLAERGRRPPILLVEDPGAHSVAAAILAVARRAGAELIVLGPHGGPDPTVRRLGRVATEVLLGAHLPVQLVPGAVQGTPGPGTRWRALAARDRDA; this is translated from the coding sequence ATGTTCCGTCGAGTCCTCGTTCCGGTCGACTTCGGCACTTGCAGCGTGCAGGCCGTCACCCACGCCTGCGACCTCGTGCGGGCCTTCGGGGGAAGCCTCACGCTGCTGCACGTTCTGGAGGCGCAGGAGCCGGGTGGGCCGGTCGAGGACCGCCTGCGCCACCTCGCCGAGCGCGGCCGCCGCCCACCGATCCTGCTGGTCGAGGACCCCGGGGCGCACTCCGTCGCGGCCGCGATCCTGGCGGTGGCCCGCCGCGCGGGGGCCGAGCTGATCGTCCTCGGCCCGCACGGGGGACCGGACCCCACCGTCCGCAGGCTCGGCCGGGTGGCGACCGAGGTCCTGCTGGGCGCCCATCTGCCCGTTCAGCTCGTGCCGGGGGCCGTTCAGGGCACTCCGGGGCCGGGGACCCGCTGGCGGGCCCTGGCAGCGAGGGACCGGGACGCCTGA
- a CDS encoding CopZ family metallochaperone: MTTELTVTGMSCGHCEKAVTSALSNVPGVRDVRVDLQGGTATVQGEADPQALIAAVTEEGYGAQVRG, translated from the coding sequence ATGACCACCGAGTTGACGGTTACCGGGATGAGCTGCGGCCACTGCGAGAAGGCGGTGACGAGTGCGCTGAGCAACGTTCCCGGCGTGCGGGACGTGCGGGTGGACCTGCAAGGCGGCACCGCCACCGTGCAGGGCGAGGCCGATCCCCAGGCCTTGATCGCCGCCGTGACCGAGGAGGGCTACGGCGCCCAGGTGCGCGGCTAA
- a CDS encoding TetR/AcrR family transcriptional regulator → MAGSLQEQLTATKRAHILNAAAHVFAEKGFHATTVRDVARRAGVADGTIYNYFENKHALLLGLLDEMTRTARGMIDPAELADLDLRGFLRVSFSHPLQAFQASQFELFRVILSEVMVNRELGERFQAQILAPMIEGGEGFARLWAARHGVTLAHGGLNMRVVCGLVIGLLVQRALGDETLIAAWDDLPGTLADLMLGGLVPDEA, encoded by the coding sequence ATGGCGGGCAGTCTGCAAGAGCAGCTCACGGCGACCAAGCGAGCCCACATCCTGAACGCCGCCGCCCACGTGTTCGCCGAGAAGGGCTTTCATGCCACGACCGTCCGGGACGTGGCCCGCCGGGCGGGGGTGGCCGACGGGACCATCTACAACTATTTCGAGAACAAACACGCCCTGCTGCTGGGGCTGCTCGACGAGATGACCCGGACCGCTCGCGGGATGATCGACCCCGCGGAGCTGGCCGATCTGGACCTGCGGGGGTTCCTGAGGGTGTCGTTCTCCCACCCCCTTCAGGCGTTCCAGGCCAGCCAGTTCGAGCTGTTCCGGGTGATCTTGTCGGAGGTCATGGTGAACCGTGAGCTGGGCGAACGCTTTCAGGCCCAGATTCTCGCCCCCATGATCGAGGGGGGCGAGGGCTTCGCGCGGCTGTGGGCGGCCCGCCACGGGGTCACCCTGGCGCACGGCGGCCTGAACATGCGCGTGGTCTGCGGGCTGGTGATCGGGCTGCTCGTCCAGCGGGCGCTCGGCGACGAGACCCTGATCGCGGCCTGGGACGACCTGCCCGGGACGCTCGCCGACCTGATGCTGGGAGGCCTGGTTCCGGATGAGGCGTAG